Within Phycisphaerae bacterium, the genomic segment CCGGAGGGCATCCGCATCCCGAACTACTTCCACGGCAAGAACGTCGTCCACCTGCCGACGGTCAAGTGTCACATCTACACCAATACCACCGGCTCGATGAAGAACGCCTTCGGCGGCCTGCTTGACAACCGCCGGCACTACTGCCATTCGCAAATCCACGAAACGCTGGTTGACCTGCTGGCGATCCAGAAGGAAATTCACACCGGCGTCTTTTCGGTGATGGACGGCACGACCGCCGGCAACGGGCCGGGCCCGCGGACGATGATCCCGGTGGCCAAGAACGTGATGCTCGCCTCGGACGACTGCGTGGCCATCGACGCCGTGGCGGCCAAGATGATGGGCTTCGAACCGATGGACTACAAGTTCATCCGCCTGGCCCACGAACGCGGCCTGGGCGTCGGACGGTTCTCCGAGATCGAGATCGTCGGCGACGCCGACGCCGCGGCTGAGTCGTGGGGCTTCTGCACCGGCGACAACGCCGCATCGAGCGTCGGCAAGCTCTTCTGGTTCGGGCCGCTGCGGTGGCTCCAGACCCTGATGTTCCACACGCCGATCGTCTACTCGTTCATCTTCGGTTCGGCGATCTATCACGACCGGTTCTGGTACCCGTTCCGCGGCAAAGCCGTGGTCGACGAGTGGCTCGCCAACAGCCAGTGGGGCCGCCTCTTCGGCCGGTATCAACCCGGAACGCTGGAGACCCAACCGCAGCGGCAGGTGGCGAACTGACCAACGCACAGCGGGCAAGATGAAACCGCGGATCATTCCATTTGACGACTCCTGGTGGCCCGCCCTCGTGGCGTTCCTCAACGAACACTGGCAGGCCAATCATCCGGTTACACAGCGGGAGTTGTTCTTCTGGCAGTACAAAGGCTTTGGACCGCGGGCGGGCGTGAATGCGTCGCGGATCGCGGTTGTCGGCGATGCGATCGTGGGGTTTCTCGGCGCGATCCCGGGGCTGTATCGGCTCGACGGCCAACAGGTCGCCGGATCAGCCCTGGCGC encodes:
- a CDS encoding DUF362 domain-containing protein codes for the protein MSSKVAVVRTRPETVLADIRRCMELAGVAGALDRSATTILKNNLSWHLMYPGANTTPWQLEGTILGLRAAGFDDLVCVENQTVVTSAERGEMYNKQRPVCEHYGVPIRYNFRPSDMRFEVYEPKSPMLVLDKIFPEGIRIPNYFHGKNVVHLPTVKCHIYTNTTGSMKNAFGGLLDNRRHYCHSQIHETLVDLLAIQKEIHTGVFSVMDGTTAGNGPGPRTMIPVAKNVMLASDDCVAIDAVAAKMMGFEPMDYKFIRLAHERGLGVGRFSEIEIVGDADAAAESWGFCTGDNAASSVGKLFWFGPLRWLQTLMFHTPIVYSFIFGSAIYHDRFWYPFRGKAVVDEWLANSQWGRLFGRYQPGTLETQPQRQVAN